From one Rubrobacter xylanophilus genomic stretch:
- a CDS encoding VOC family protein — translation MISLRRIDHVSLRTADPEEAARRWSAQFGLAVRESGGDRARLACDDEPFSLELIAAEGPGVEHVAYELRRSCTLEDARRHFEDRGVPYEEHAGGLRVADPEGNRVLVLPYREPRERWVAHARAATDQILGHPRKLGHVNFLTGRLSEGVEFYTGVLGMRITDRLGDGGVWFHINADHHVMALVDKGYSHFHHLAFDVVDIGQMRLALDHLGRHGRWLGWGPVRHGIGGNIAAYVRIVEEECFVELYCDMEQLEADHEVRRWPDNRFSSNTWGPLPPRSYFRFDEAAIASERESLEMLGHPLPEEVSP, via the coding sequence GTGATCTCGCTGCGCCGCATCGACCACGTGAGCCTGCGGACCGCCGACCCCGAAGAGGCCGCCCGCCGCTGGTCGGCGCAGTTCGGCCTCGCCGTGCGCGAGAGCGGCGGAGACCGCGCCCGCCTCGCCTGCGACGACGAGCCCTTCTCGCTCGAGCTGATCGCCGCCGAAGGACCCGGCGTCGAGCACGTCGCCTACGAGCTGCGCCGCTCGTGCACCCTCGAGGACGCGCGGCGGCACTTCGAGGACCGCGGCGTCCCCTACGAAGAGCACGCGGGCGGCCTGAGGGTCGCCGACCCGGAGGGCAACCGGGTGCTCGTGCTCCCCTACCGGGAGCCCCGGGAGCGGTGGGTTGCGCACGCGCGGGCGGCCACGGACCAGATCCTCGGGCACCCCCGCAAGCTCGGGCACGTCAACTTCCTCACCGGCAGGCTCTCCGAGGGCGTCGAGTTCTATACCGGGGTGCTCGGGATGCGGATCACCGACCGGCTCGGCGACGGGGGCGTCTGGTTCCACATAAACGCCGACCACCACGTCATGGCGCTCGTGGACAAGGGCTACTCCCACTTCCACCACCTCGCCTTCGACGTCGTGGACATCGGGCAGATGCGGCTCGCGCTCGACCACCTCGGGCGGCACGGGCGCTGGCTCGGCTGGGGGCCGGTGCGCCACGGCATCGGGGGCAACATCGCCGCCTACGTGCGCATCGTTGAGGAGGAGTGCTTCGTCGAGCTCTACTGCGACATGGAGCAGCTCGAGGCCGACCACGAGGTGCGCCGCTGGCCGGACAACCGCTTCTCCTCCAACACCTGGGGCCCCCTGCCGCCCCGCTCCTACTTCCGCTTCGACGAGGCGGCGATCGCCTCCGAGCGCGAGAGCCTGGAGATGCTGGGTCACCCCCTACCCGAGGAGGTCTCCCCTTGA
- a CDS encoding ArgE/DapE family deacylase: protein MNDVALLDAVAAEAEWMEELLARLVEAPTTLGNEEAGQLIMEEALAGCGLKVRSVPLDADALRSAEGASPFSWDVEGKRNVVAEWPAGGSGGRSLILNGHIDVVPPAAEGLWTHPPFAAVREGDWLYGRGAGDMKAGLAAMAGAVRALARAGYAPAAPVQLQSVVEEECTGHGALQCLLHGSRADACVIAEPHPDHLTVAQVGVLWFHVDIAGVPAHAARASRLGFNAVEAACAVLAALRRLERQLNEDPPPPFDALEHPINLNPGVISGGDWPSTVAATCTLSCRIGLYPGQSPEEMRDLVERTVAEAASEDPRLAENPPKVRYDGFACEGAVVDRGEPVVRTLSAAYERVHGEKPELVATTATTDVRHFVRAGIPAVCFGPRAENIHGIDERVSLRSVVESAQVLGLFIKDWCGLVRGPGKEE from the coding sequence ATGAACGACGTGGCCCTCCTCGACGCCGTCGCCGCCGAAGCGGAGTGGATGGAGGAGCTGCTGGCGCGCCTCGTCGAGGCCCCGACCACCCTCGGAAACGAGGAGGCGGGGCAGCTCATCATGGAGGAGGCCCTCGCCGGCTGCGGCCTGAAGGTCCGCAGCGTCCCGCTCGACGCGGATGCGCTCCGCAGCGCCGAGGGCGCCTCCCCGTTCTCCTGGGACGTAGAGGGCAAGCGCAACGTCGTCGCAGAATGGCCCGCGGGCGGTTCGGGCGGGCGCTCCCTGATCCTGAACGGCCACATCGACGTCGTCCCGCCCGCCGCCGAAGGGTTGTGGACGCACCCTCCCTTCGCGGCGGTGCGCGAGGGAGACTGGCTCTACGGCCGCGGCGCCGGAGATATGAAGGCCGGGCTCGCCGCGATGGCCGGCGCGGTGCGCGCCCTCGCCCGGGCCGGCTATGCCCCGGCGGCGCCGGTGCAGCTGCAGTCGGTCGTCGAGGAGGAGTGCACGGGGCACGGGGCACTGCAGTGTCTGCTCCATGGCTCGCGCGCCGACGCCTGCGTCATAGCCGAGCCCCACCCGGACCACCTCACCGTCGCGCAGGTCGGGGTCTTGTGGTTCCACGTCGACATCGCCGGCGTCCCGGCGCACGCTGCGCGGGCGAGCCGGCTGGGTTTCAACGCCGTCGAGGCCGCCTGCGCGGTCCTCGCCGCGCTCCGGCGGCTGGAGCGGCAACTCAACGAGGACCCGCCGCCCCCCTTCGACGCCCTCGAGCACCCCATCAACCTGAACCCCGGCGTGATCTCCGGCGGCGACTGGCCCTCAACGGTGGCGGCGACCTGCACGCTCTCCTGCCGCATCGGGCTCTACCCCGGCCAGAGCCCGGAGGAGATGCGCGACCTCGTCGAGAGGACGGTCGCCGAAGCCGCCTCCGAGGACCCGCGCCTGGCCGAAAACCCGCCTAAGGTGCGCTACGACGGGTTCGCGTGCGAGGGGGCCGTGGTTGATAGGGGGGAGCCGGTGGTGCGGACGCTCTCGGCGGCCTACGAGAGGGTGCACGGGGAGAAGCCGGAGCTTGTGGCCACCACCGCCACCACCGACGTCCGCCACTTCGTGCGCGCGGGCATCCCCGCGGTCTGCTTCGGGCCGCGGGCCGAGAACATCCACGGCATAGACGAGCGCGTCTCGCTGCGGTCGGTCGTCGAGAGTGCGCAGGTGCTCGGGCTGTTCATAAAGGACTGGTGCGGCCTCGTGAGGGGCCCGGGAAAGGAGGAGTGA
- a CDS encoding aldehyde dehydrogenase — protein sequence MRTATERIRVAGVEVSPDHFIGGERVASERRFEDISPITAEPIAEVSRAGEAEVDAAVRAAHEAFPGWAALGPAGRAPYLHRLADLIDANVERLAAVECMDMGMLLRSLRARVIRRGARNYRAYADLAASYEERDWRSQGTWNRVQRMPAGPAAVITPWNAPFMLSTWKTAPTLAAGCTVVLKPAEWSPLSCSLLVDLASEAGFPPGVFNVVQGIGEEAGAALVSHPLLRRVSFTGSPETGRSIGVAAAKNLVPFTAELGGKGPLIVFEDADLDAAARRAAGQYDDAGQVCLAGTRLLVQESVAGEFLELFHRYADEHVLGDPRDEHTTVSPLIHPDHLRRVEGFVERARAEGHKVLRGGRRSPAGPLFYQPTLIEPLSNDAEIVQREVFGPVLTLQTFADEEEAIALANSTEYGLSGIVYTSSMGRAERVGRAVRAGVVWVNTFLVRDLTAPFGGMGISGIGREGGDYALDFYSDLKTLQILEGSTR from the coding sequence ATGAGAACGGCCACCGAACGCATCCGGGTCGCGGGCGTGGAGGTCTCCCCCGACCACTTCATCGGGGGGGAGCGGGTCGCGAGCGAGCGGCGCTTCGAGGACATCTCCCCGATCACGGCCGAGCCCATCGCCGAGGTCTCACGCGCCGGAGAGGCCGAGGTGGACGCCGCGGTGCGCGCCGCCCACGAAGCCTTCCCGGGGTGGGCGGCCTTGGGCCCCGCGGGCCGCGCCCCCTACCTGCACCGGCTCGCCGACCTCATAGACGCCAACGTCGAGCGGCTCGCGGCCGTCGAGTGCATGGACATGGGGATGCTGTTGCGCTCGCTGCGGGCGCGCGTCATCCGCCGCGGGGCCCGCAACTACCGCGCCTACGCCGACCTCGCCGCATCCTACGAGGAGCGCGACTGGCGCTCGCAGGGCACCTGGAACCGGGTGCAGAGGATGCCCGCCGGGCCCGCCGCGGTCATCACGCCCTGGAACGCGCCGTTCATGCTCTCTACCTGGAAGACCGCCCCGACTCTGGCCGCCGGCTGCACCGTAGTCCTCAAGCCCGCCGAGTGGTCGCCCCTCTCCTGCTCGCTGCTCGTCGACCTCGCCTCCGAGGCCGGCTTCCCGCCCGGCGTCTTCAACGTCGTGCAGGGGATCGGGGAGGAGGCCGGGGCGGCGCTCGTCTCTCACCCCCTTCTGCGGCGCGTCTCGTTCACCGGCTCGCCGGAGACAGGGCGCTCCATAGGGGTGGCCGCCGCGAAGAACCTCGTCCCGTTCACCGCCGAGCTCGGGGGCAAGGGACCCCTGATCGTCTTCGAAGACGCCGACCTCGACGCCGCCGCGCGCAGGGCCGCCGGCCAGTACGACGACGCCGGGCAGGTCTGCCTCGCCGGGACGCGCCTGCTCGTGCAGGAGTCCGTGGCCGGGGAGTTCCTGGAGCTCTTCCACCGCTACGCCGACGAGCACGTCCTCGGCGACCCGCGCGACGAGCACACCACCGTCTCGCCCCTCATCCACCCCGACCACCTCAGGCGCGTCGAGGGTTTCGTCGAGCGCGCCCGCGCGGAGGGTCACAAAGTATTGCGCGGCGGGCGGCGCTCGCCCGCGGGGCCGCTCTTCTACCAGCCCACCCTCATCGAGCCGCTCTCCAACGACGCCGAGATCGTTCAGCGCGAGGTCTTCGGCCCCGTCCTCACCCTCCAGACCTTCGCCGACGAGGAGGAGGCCATAGCTCTCGCGAACTCCACCGAGTACGGCCTCTCCGGGATCGTCTACACCTCCTCGATGGGGCGCGCCGAGCGCGTCGGGCGGGCGGTGCGCGCGGGCGTGGTGTGGGTGAACACCTTCCTGGTGCGCGACCTCACCGCCCCCTTCGGCGGGATGGGCATCTCCGGCATCGGGCGCGAGGGCGGCGACTACGCGCTGGACTTCTACTCCGACCTGAAGACCCTCCAGATCCTGGAGGGCAGCACCCGATGA
- a CDS encoding acetoacetate decarboxylase family protein → MSLKGYTVPRTSTGKASLVPPPPWHYVGDFLVVDYWADPDAVRAVLPEGLEPHPDPGRCAAVFADWQSCSEGGEELVDPIRSHYREFFIVVNALFEGEEVTTCPFIWVDQDFALARGWIQGFPKKLGSIWMTRTFGLDVPADPGLRPGGRHGATCSARGRQIAEMTLTIEGESVDGPRHNAPPIVNVRHFPRLAAGRHDDPQVHELVRAVSRDRAISKVYAGPATLTLHPAPGEEHYSLAPVKIDRGYRFTFGYTVDDLKTVKELV, encoded by the coding sequence TTGAGCCTGAAAGGTTACACCGTCCCGCGCACCAGCACTGGCAAGGCGAGCCTCGTCCCGCCGCCGCCGTGGCACTACGTCGGCGACTTCCTCGTCGTGGACTACTGGGCCGACCCCGACGCGGTGCGCGCCGTACTACCGGAGGGGCTCGAGCCGCACCCCGACCCCGGGAGGTGCGCCGCCGTCTTCGCCGACTGGCAGTCGTGCTCCGAGGGCGGCGAGGAGCTTGTGGACCCGATCCGGTCCCACTACCGCGAGTTCTTCATCGTGGTGAACGCCCTCTTCGAGGGAGAGGAGGTCACCACCTGCCCGTTCATCTGGGTGGACCAGGACTTCGCGCTGGCGCGCGGCTGGATCCAGGGCTTCCCCAAGAAGCTGGGCTCGATCTGGATGACCCGCACCTTCGGCCTCGACGTCCCCGCCGACCCCGGCCTGAGGCCCGGCGGACGGCATGGCGCGACCTGTTCCGCCCGCGGGCGCCAGATCGCCGAGATGACCCTCACCATCGAGGGCGAGAGCGTCGACGGACCGCGCCACAACGCCCCACCGATCGTCAACGTGCGCCACTTCCCGCGTCTGGCCGCCGGACGTCACGACGACCCGCAGGTGCACGAGCTGGTGCGCGCCGTGAGCCGCGACCGTGCGATCTCGAAGGTCTACGCCGGACCGGCCACCCTCACCCTGCACCCGGCCCCCGGCGAGGAGCACTACTCTTTAGCCCCCGTGAAGATCGACCGCGGCTACCGCTTCACCTTCGGCTACACCGTGGACGACCTGAAGACCGTTAAGGAGCTCGTATGA